The Desulfomicrobium apsheronum genomic sequence AATCGAACGCCGAACCACTCCGCCGCCGCCAGACAGCACAGTACTTCCAGAGCCATGCGCCCTTTGAAGGACACGTCCCAGCGATCGTCGGCAACCCCAATGGCCAGAATAGGGAAACACAGCCCAAGCAGGCCCAGTCCACCATTGACCTGCCAGGCCGGAGCCGCCATGGCGCAGAGGATAAGGGAAGAGTAGATGGCAATGCCACCAATCAGCGGCACGGCACCGGCATGCTGTTTGCGATTCGACGGCTGATCTAGAAGCCCGACCACGGTAGCAAGGGGATTGAGCATTAGGATCAGGACAACGGTGATACCCAATGAAGCAGGCAATGCATAGTACATGGCGCACCTTCTGAAATTCGTGTTCCATCGAACCATCGCTTAGGGTGGGACAACCGCCACCGAGCGTCTGCTCGAACTTCAGAAGCTTATACTTCATTCACATTGTATTCACACAAGCATACTAATACAGTCAAAATACGTAGATATCAAAAATTCTTCAGCTTATCACGTATATTATTCGCATGCCTATGCAATATATATCTCAATTTAATACTCAATTGACAAAAATTTAAAAACCTAACTCCCGTTCCCAAAGTACACGCAGCTTCGTCCAGCCATGCCAAACCAGGGATTCCGTCCAGACTCGAGCAGTGACAACACCACGGATGCAGGTTTGTGCATCGACACGCCCTTCGGGGGTGCAATATACCCGATGTCGCGGCACCTGCATGAACAAAGTATCTTGGCGACCGGTCTCTATCTGTCCCCCATGAGCGCTCGACAGGAGCGGCCACTCAAGAGTTCTGTCGGCGTAACTGTCCAGACGGCGAATCACGCAGAGCGTGGCGGGCAGTGCCGGATTGTCAGGCAGAAAACGTGCGGGGAGGTTAACGGCCAACCGTGAAAAATTATCGCTCTCGACCAAGGCGTTTATCTCCCACTTGTCTGCAGCGGTAAGGAGCAGCAGTTCCTGCCCCTGACTCACGGTGGAACCAGGCTTGACTGTCGTATCCATACCCGTGACCACGGCGTCGCCAGGAGAGACCATGGCCAACCGGGAAATGTCATCCTGGCGCTGTCGCAAATCTGCGTAGGCAGCGCGCAACTCCTCACGCAGGATGGACAGTTCTGCCCCATGTCGCCCACTCAGGCTGGCCACTCTCACCCTCTGTTCGGCCAGAGCCAATCTAAGGCGACTGACGGTATGCTCGTGCTCCAATTCAGGACTGCGCAAGCGAACCAGAAACTGGCCGGACCGGACAGCATCGCCAATCCGAACGGCCACTTCCTCCACGCGCCCCCCCTGCGGTGCATACACATGCACTTCATTTTGGCGCTGAAGCACCGCGGGCATGGAAACCGTCCGCGGCCAAGGCATGACCAGGAGTGCAGCAAGTAGTGCAGCCAAAAAAATCAGGACTACGGGTCGCACTGCGGCGTGTTTGCGTATTGCCTGCCATGCGCGGATTTCCCGCCAGACGGGGAGGACGATGAACCAACCGATTTCCACGACCATGAGAATGGCTCCAAGCACTTTGAAAAAAAAGGTGTAAACCAGCAGAGCGATGCCCAGAAACAGAAAAAAACGGTAGAGCCAGGTGCAAACGGCATAGAGAATCATGAGACGCTGGGTGTGCGACGGAGCACTGTCAGGGCTTGGCTGATCCAGCTTGAAGATCAGGCTGCGCAATTTCCAGGTAGCCAATGCGAAGGACCTGGTCTGAAGATTTGGGACGCCCCACAAATCCATGAGCAGATAGTAGCCGTCAAAACGCATGAATGGACTGAAGTTGATGGCCAGACTAACCAGCCAGGTCACTCCGGAAAAAAGAAACAATGCGTCGCGCAGATGGCCGGGTTCAACCAGAGTCCAGAATAGTAGTGCCCATGCAGCCAGAATGAATTCCGCGCCAAGTCCGGCCAGACTGATCAGAAAACGTGCGCGATGACGGGACAACTTCCATGCTTCAGTTGCATCTGTATAAAGCATGGGGCAGCCCACGATAAAGGCCAACCCCATGGCCGAAACCCGGCAACCCTGATGAGCAGCGGTTAAAGCGTGCCCGAATTCATGCAGGGTTTTAGCCAGAGCCAGTGCCAGCAGCATGGCGATAATGCCCGAAGGAGTGAGCATGTCCGGCAGATATGATGTAAACTCCCCCCATCGCTCGGAAACAAGTGCTGCTCCACAAAGGCCCGCCAGCACGGTGAGCAGCACAAAAAGGGGGCTGAACAGCCATCTCGTGTAGGGAAGCATGGCTTGCAAAAAATGCTGCGGGTGCAGAAGTGGAATACGGACGGACAGGTAGGTGTGCAGGATTTGCTTTAACAGGCTCTGTTCCCGCCGCTGGGCCAGAGTCAGCAGATACTGCGTATCCCTGGGGCTGGATGCCTGCAAAAGCTGACTTTGGGCCAGGAAGGCGGCCAATTCTTCAACCTGTTTGGACTTGATGGGCCAGGGCGAGTCCTTCGATGCTGCCAGAGCCACAAGCTCGGGAACCCCGGCGTTCCAATGCTTGAGAATGCGAATTTCATCCTGCCCTACGGAAAAAAAACGATTGGCTGTAATGTCGTGCAAGGTCCAGCATGGCGCGCCGTTCTCACGCTGCGGCGCTGAATGAATGTCGATGTCTTCTCGTAGCGGGCGCAACAAGGTCGCGGCCTGGGTCATGCGTACTTCCCTTGCGGGTTAGGGCTCGCGTCCAATCCAGAGAAGAACATTGAGGCATAAAACTTACGCCCTATCAATGTCAGAAAGTGTTGTGCGCTCATGAAAATCACACCCCCAGCCACATGCGTGCGATAGCCAGTGGCCGGCGCAGCAGATAAAAACCCAAGGGCATTTTTTCACCGAAAATACGACCTGTGCCGAAATATCCGATGCGCATTTCCGGTACATTCTGATCGACGGAAGCCAACACTTCGTAGGCCAGTACCCCCTTGGGACTTTCTCTGGGTTGGTAGCCGATGGAGCGAACCGTAGCCTTGATTGGCGTATTAGGAGTCATGTTCAGGTAGAGATGTACCGCGTCGCCCAAACGCAGGAGGCCGGCGTCTGCGGCCGGAACCCAAACCTTGACTTCCATCCGATCGGGTTCGGCGACAGTCAGCAACCGCTCGCCCATGCCCACGGACTTTCCGGCCCAAGACGGATAATCATCCACCAGGGCGATGCCCGACCCCTGCGCCACGACATTCATGCGTGTTTTCAGTTCCGTCAGGTATGAGAGTTCCACCCTGGCTTCTTCACGCCGCACTTCCAACTCGGGCAAACGTAACACGCTATCATTCATGGACAGTGCGCCCTGCTGCGCCTGACGTACCGCTTCCTCGGCGCTGGCGAGATTCTCCCGAGCCACAAGTATCTGGTTGTCGACCTTAAGCTGTTCAAACACCACAAGCACATCTCCCGCGGCCACACTTTCAAACGGCTTCACAGCCATACTCTGCACGATGCCTTCAACGGGCGAGCGCACCACCGTGGGCTCCAACGGAACCACCTCGCCCAATCCCAATACAGCTGAAGTCACCGGCAACATACCCGCACCAAGTAAAAACAGAGTTGCGACCCAGGCGGGGCTGATCTTAAAATAACCACGCATGCGTTTGAAAAATCCAGGCCGACGCAGGGTGCGCAGCATTGCCCCCCCCAGTTTTCCCAGGCGGCGGGCCAGGGTCAGATCCTCATCGCTCCATTCCTGAGTCCGACCAAGCAGCAAATAACCCGCCAGAACACCATCCCGAAGGAAAATAGGACAGATCAGCACCTGGGCAGGAAGCCACTGAGACCATTCCCGGCTCATAGCGTGGGAGACGTCGGAGGGACGAAGAGTCCGAGGTGCGCCGGGGCTGCCCCAATCGCGCTCCAAACGACGCAGATACTGAACGCATGGGGCGTTCTTGTCCGCACCCACGATACTGGCGAAGGTCAATTCCAGATCCGAGGCATGGTCGGAGGGTAAAAATACCGCGAATTCATGCGGCAGGACCTGACGCGACTCGTTGACCAGGACAAGCAGGACTTCCCGTGCACTGCGTGCCGCCAACAGGCGGTCTTCAAGAAAATCCCTGCGGGAAATATCCAGTTTCATAGTTTCCTTTTATTGCTGCCGGGCGCTTTGCGGCAGAGTATGCCATAACGCACTTGGTCCGGTCTCCTGCAAGGCTGACCTGGAGACCGGACCAATAACAAAGGGTCAGAACCCCGGCGAGGCTTCTGAGTATTGGGCGACTGCCACTACCGAACCAGAACAACGGTTCCAGACATGCCAGGCCTGACCGCGTTCGAATCTCCGCGCAATTGGCCAAAGACTTTGATAGTTCGGTTCAGGGGATCAGCCACGGGAGCGACCTGGCGCACTGTACCGTTCACGGTGGCATTGATTTCGTAAACGTCCATGACGAAGGGTTGATCTGGTTGCACGTCCTGTGCGGCAGTGGAAGGCAACAGGAAGTGCACTTCCAGATTATCCGTGCCCACGATTTCCAGCAGAGGTTTGCCTGCGCTGACAAATTCACCCTTGCCTACGGGCAGGGAAACCACGGCTCCGGCAAAAGGAGCGAGTACGCCGCAACGCTCCACGTCGAGTTGGGCCAAAACCTTGGCCTGGGCGCAGATATCCAATTCGGCCCTGGCCTTTTCCACTTCCTGCACGCTGGCCGATTCCATGCGCGCCAAACTCTGGGTGTTATGCAACACAGCCTTGGCCAGGCGCTCCGCAGCGCCGGCCTGAGCAAGTTGAGCCTTGTATCCCCTGCAATCCAGGTCGATAAGCGTTGCTCCGGCCTTGAAGGTGTCACCTTCGCGTACGCGCAAAGTGCTGACGATGGCATCGAGTTGGCTGGAGAGCACGGCCCTGTCGCGTGCCACGACTTGCCCACGCACGGCTTCTTCGGCCAATACCGAATGAGCCAGCAAGACCAGCAGTACGACAGCGAGGATTATTCGCCATTTCACAGTGGCTGCTCCTCACTTGCGGTTGGCGCGGGTACAACAAGCACTTCCGTGATGTCACCCGGCCCCCAGAGTTTGGCATTGGCACCGGCGATGACTGCGGTCAGGTCGTTCAATTCGCGAGGCAGGGCCGAATAATCAAGGTAATCCACTCCCAAGGCGGTGAACAAATTGTTCAGGGCCTGGTAGTAACTGATGAAGGCTTCCTCGCGGTTCACGTTTCCGGTGATGGCGGACACGGCTTTCTGGATGGTATCCAGTCGCATGCCCTGCCCCTGGCTGACCTGTCGGGCCGAGAGTTCCTTCAGGCGTTCTTCGACCTCAGCCAGAGTTTTGGCCCTGCTTGCGGCCTGAGCCGCGAATTCGTGTTGCTGAGCGGCAAGGTTTACCTGCGCAAGTACGGCCATACCCATGGCCAAACCCTGAGCTTCTTCCATCTTCTGCTGCACTTGGAGCATTTTCTTCTTGGCGGGCCACTTGGCCAGGT encodes the following:
- a CDS encoding site-2 protease family protein, whose protein sequence is MTQAATLLRPLREDIDIHSAPQRENGAPCWTLHDITANRFFSVGQDEIRILKHWNAGVPELVALAASKDSPWPIKSKQVEELAAFLAQSQLLQASSPRDTQYLLTLAQRREQSLLKQILHTYLSVRIPLLHPQHFLQAMLPYTRWLFSPLFVLLTVLAGLCGAALVSERWGEFTSYLPDMLTPSGIIAMLLALALAKTLHEFGHALTAAHQGCRVSAMGLAFIVGCPMLYTDATEAWKLSRHRARFLISLAGLGAEFILAAWALLFWTLVEPGHLRDALFLFSGVTWLVSLAINFSPFMRFDGYYLLMDLWGVPNLQTRSFALATWKLRSLIFKLDQPSPDSAPSHTQRLMILYAVCTWLYRFFLFLGIALLVYTFFFKVLGAILMVVEIGWFIVLPVWREIRAWQAIRKHAAVRPVVLIFLAALLAALLVMPWPRTVSMPAVLQRQNEVHVYAPQGGRVEEVAVRIGDAVRSGQFLVRLRSPELEHEHTVSRLRLALAEQRVRVASLSGRHGAELSILREELRAAYADLRQRQDDISRLAMVSPGDAVVTGMDTTVKPGSTVSQGQELLLLTAADKWEINALVESDNFSRLAVNLPARFLPDNPALPATLCVIRRLDSYADRTLEWPLLSSAHGGQIETGRQDTLFMQVPRHRVYCTPEGRVDAQTCIRGVVTARVWTESLVWHGWTKLRVLWERELGF
- a CDS encoding efflux RND transporter periplasmic adaptor subunit, producing MKLDISRRDFLEDRLLAARSAREVLLVLVNESRQVLPHEFAVFLPSDHASDLELTFASIVGADKNAPCVQYLRRLERDWGSPGAPRTLRPSDVSHAMSREWSQWLPAQVLICPIFLRDGVLAGYLLLGRTQEWSDEDLTLARRLGKLGGAMLRTLRRPGFFKRMRGYFKISPAWVATLFLLGAGMLPVTSAVLGLGEVVPLEPTVVRSPVEGIVQSMAVKPFESVAAGDVLVVFEQLKVDNQILVARENLASAEEAVRQAQQGALSMNDSVLRLPELEVRREEARVELSYLTELKTRMNVVAQGSGIALVDDYPSWAGKSVGMGERLLTVAEPDRMEVKVWVPAADAGLLRLGDAVHLYLNMTPNTPIKATVRSIGYQPRESPKGVLAYEVLASVDQNVPEMRIGYFGTGRIFGEKMPLGFYLLRRPLAIARMWLGV
- a CDS encoding efflux RND transporter periplasmic adaptor subunit, with translation MKWRIILAVVLLVLLAHSVLAEEAVRGQVVARDRAVLSSQLDAIVSTLRVREGDTFKAGATLIDLDCRGYKAQLAQAGAAERLAKAVLHNTQSLARMESASVQEVEKARAELDICAQAKVLAQLDVERCGVLAPFAGAVVSLPVGKGEFVSAGKPLLEIVGTDNLEVHFLLPSTAAQDVQPDQPFVMDVYEINATVNGTVRQVAPVADPLNRTIKVFGQLRGDSNAVRPGMSGTVVLVR